The sequence AGTCTTATATGAAGAATCCAAGTGTTGATCCTGGATTGTTTAGTAATAATACTGAATTTAGAGATAAGAATCTGCATTTTGCAGCATCAGGTGGTACTACTACAAGTAGTGTAGATATCATTGAAAATATGCCATCTAAAGGATATCCATATAAGCGTGGTGTCAAATTGGATTTTTCTGATGTTAAATATGAACCAGTTGTAGTACCAGGTGGTGGTAGTGATCTATATGGGATCTGTATTGACATTGATGATTATACAGAAACAGCTCAAGTTGTTCCCATTAACAATAATTTTCAAGGTTGGTTGATCGCTAAAAAGGATAATGCTACGAGTATTGCTATTGGAGATAAATTGAAATTCAATAATTTTGGGGAACTAGAGAAAGATACTAGCTCATCAAGACTCATTAATGC is a genomic window of Borrelia hispanica CRI containing:
- a CDS encoding DUF228 domain-containing protein → MADIAKLKKEYEDKLKEIKSYMKNPSVDPGLFSNNTEFRDKNLHFAASGGTTTSSVDIIENMPSKGYPYKRGVKLDFSDVKYEPVVVPGGGSDLYGICIDIDDYTETAQVVPINNNFQGWLIAKKDNATSIAIGDKLKFNNFGELEKDTSSSRLINAVALSKAFKLNENLYIIHVSIFGNRAKS